A part of Carettochelys insculpta isolate YL-2023 chromosome 1, ASM3395843v1, whole genome shotgun sequence genomic DNA contains:
- the LOC142007622 gene encoding olfactory receptor 52N4-like — protein sequence MAAFNLTTSETSTFILMGIPGLETAHMWISIPLFIFYVIGLLGNLSLLYVISNEQTLNKPMYLLLRMLALTEIGTSTCVVPKAMWIFWFNLKDITMSGCLTQTFFFHMGSVMHSAVLLTMSFDRYVAICNPLRYTTIITNARIAKLGLVGLIRAVLCILPMPLLLQRLPFCANHIIPHTYCDHMSVAKTSCGDITVNRMYGLVITFLVYGLDLIFIALSYSLIFRAVFIISSKKAHQKALNTCTAHISVMLMSYPPGFVSAVLHRFSQGIAPYIHIILANLYFLIPPMLNPIVYGVKNKELRDKVCKYTCGR from the coding sequence ATGGCAGCTTTCAACCTAACCACCTCTGAGACTTCAACATTCATTCTAATGGGCATCCCAGGCCTAGAAACTGCTCATATGTGGATTTCCATCCCATTATTCATTTTTTATGTGATTGGCCTGTTGGGAAACTTAAGTCTTCTCTATGTTATAAGCAATGAGCAGACCTTGAACAAGCCAATGTACCTTCTGCTTCGCATGTTGGCACTCACAGAAATTGGAACATCGACCTGTGTTGTTCCAAAGGCAATGTGGATATTTTGGTTCAATTTGAAAGACATTACAATGAGTGGCTGCCTCACCCAGACATTTTTCTTTCACATGGGTTCTGTGATGCACTCAGCTGTCCTCTTGACCATGTCCTTTGATCGCTATGTTGCTATATGTAACCCTCTGAGATACACCACCATCATCACCAATGCACGGATAGCTAAACTAGGGCTAGTGGGTTTAATAAGAGCTGTTCTATGCATCTTGCCCATGCCCCTACTCCTCCAAAGGCTGCCGTTCTGTGCCAACCACATTATCCCCCATACGTACTGTGACCACATGTCTGTGGCAAAGACATCTTGTGGCGACATCACGGTCAATAGGATGTATGGCTTAGTGATAACATTTTTAGTCTATGGGTTGGACCTAATATTCATTGCTCTGTCCTACAGTCTGATCTTCAGGGCTGTCTTCATTATCTCTTCCAAGAAAGCCCACCAGAAAGCCCTCAATACTTGCACAGCCCACATTTCTGTGATGCTTATGTCTTATCCTCCTGGCTTCGTCTCAGCTGTCCTACACCGGTTTAGTCAGGGCATTGCTCCATACATTCACATCATCCTGGCCAACCTCTACTTCCTCATCCCTCCCATGCTCAACCCTATCGTTTATGGGGTCAAAAACAAAGAGCTTCGTGATAAAGTCTGTAAATACACCTGTGGAAGATGA